ACTCTTCCGAGCCAGCTCGCAAATAACCCAATGGCTTGGTTTATCCGGGTAAATGGCTTTCTCATGGACGCTCGACAAGCGCCTCGTGAGGTACAAGAGGAAGCCTTTCGGCTTGGCCTGATCCCGTATCTGCCATGAGCGAAAAGTCGAAGAGGCCCTTGCCCCCGCGCGAGGGGATGGGGTCGGGGATTGGGTCACGGGGATGGGGTCAGGTCTTGACTTATGCCTTTCCTGAACTATCTTTACGCTCATGGCTAGGCCGTTACGACTTGAGTTTGCCGGCGCGCTGTACCATGTCACCTCACGCGGTGACGGACGGGAGGACATTTTTCGGGCCGTCGGGGACCGGCGGGTGTTTGTCGACGTGCTCGCGGGCGTGTGGGGACGGTTTAATTGGATCATCCACGCCTACTGCCTGATGACCAACCATTACCATCCCCTCGTGGAGACGCCGGACGGGAATCTCGGCAAAGGCATGCGGGAACTCAACGGAGTTTACACGAGGCTCCAGGGTCAAGGCTCCAGGGTCAGGTCGTGCAATCATGCATTCCGCCGTCTTGTAGCCGATGCTGGATTGCAAGACCTGACCCCTTATTTTTCTTATTTTTCTCCCTCGCAAAGTGCCCTCAGTGTAATGCTTTTGTTCAAGAGGATCGCTTGGTCAGTCATATCCAGCGGGTTCATGTTCTTCGTACACCGAAGAAAAGGTCTCAGCAAGGGATCGGTGGCTGGACATCCCAGACTAATTCATCGTTCCGAAAATGTATGGTATGCGGAAGGCCAGCAATCCCCGGTGATAACGTCTGCTACACTCACTCTCGATAACGCTTTGTAGGAAGATATGACCGATGCCTGAGATATCCCGATTTTATGGAATAGTTATCAGAATGTATTTGATCGACCGGGAGCATCCGCCGAAACACATTCATATCAAGTATGGCGAACATGAAGCCGCCATGGAACTGGTGAATCTTAACGTCATTGAGGGCGACCTTCCGAAAAAGTGTCGCCAGCTAGTTCGGGAATGGGCAGAGATTCACCAGAAAGAGCTGATAGAAATGTGGGAGACGCAAGATTTCCACTCCATTCAACCTCTGGAGTAACGTATGAAGCTAAAGCATTTCGAGCATCAAGATGCGTATCGGTTCTTGCTAACATTCGAGAACGGGGAAATAAGAGACGTTGATCTTCTGAATTTGGTCGGTCAGCATGTCGCTGAGGATCTCTTGCATACTGCACGTATAGATCCTGAGTGGGGATGCTTAGAATTCTTAAATGGCAGTGTAGATGTAGAACCTAGGACACTTTACCGGTATGCCAACGCTATTGAAAACTAGAAGGCAGCATGAAATATTCCGCGACCCGAACAAGGGGGATAAGGGGATAAAGAAAAGGGGTCAGTACCGAATAGCACTGACTTAAGCTAATTCTCCATTTAAATCTTACTGTTATGCCTGACGACCCGATGCAGTTCTGTGCCCTTTCACTTCGCTTTCTTGGGGTGCCCGTGGAGTCGAACGTCCTGCCGGGCCAGTGCCCGGGGCTCCATAAGCAGCGGGAAGTTGCGCGGTCGTCGTTTCAGTGCCCGTGGCTCGATGCGGCCGGGACGCAGACCGACCCGCTGCTCAGCCATCATGACCAGCAAGGCCATCAGATCGGACGCCGTGGCGAGGGCGTCGCGGTACGGTTGCCACAGGGTCCACAGTTGCACGGCGGGGGATGGGGTCAGGTCTTGACTTATGCCTTTCCTGAACTCTCTTTACGCTCATGGCTAGGCCGTTATGACTTGAGTTTGCCGGTGCGCTGTACCATGTCACCTCACGCGGTGACGGACGGGAGGACATTTTTCGGGCCGTCGGGGACCGGCGGGTGTTTGTCGACGTGCTCGCGGGCGTGTGGGGACGGTTTAATTGGATCATCCACGCCTACTGCCTGATGACCAACCATTACCATCTCCTCGTGGAGACGCCGGACGGGAATCTCGGCAAAGGCATGCGGGAACTCAACGGAGTTTACACGCAACGGTCCAATCGGGTCTGCCAAAGGGTGGGCACGTCTTCCAGGGGCGGTATAAGGCGATTCTGGTGCAGAAGGAAGCCT
The DNA window shown above is from Candidatus Thiodictyon syntrophicum and carries:
- a CDS encoding DUF4160 domain-containing protein, giving the protein MYLIDREHPPKHIHIKYGEHEAAMELVNLNVIEGDLPKKCRQLVREWAEIHQKELIEMWETQDFHSIQPLE
- a CDS encoding DUF2442 domain-containing protein — translated: MKLKHFEHQDAYRFLLTFENGEIRDVDLLNLVGQHVAEDLLHTARIDPEWGCLEFLNGSVDVEPRTLYRYANAIEN